The Rhodoferax sediminis genome has a segment encoding these proteins:
- a CDS encoding glutamate synthase-related protein, protein MTTAAEIEHLQQHGLYSSSHEHDSCGVGFVAHIKGHKSHEIVKSALQILENLDHRGAVGADKLMGDGAGILIQLPDALYREEMARQGVVLPPPGEYGVGMIFLPKENASRLACVQEMERAIKAEGQVLLGWRDVPVNREMPMSPTVRAKEPVLRQVFIGRGNDVIVQDALERKLYVIRKTASAHIQNLKLKHSKEYYVPSMSSRTVIYKGLLLAGQVGTYYLDLQDPRCVSALGLVHQRFSTNTFPEWPLAHPYRYVAHNGEINTVKGNYNWMKAREGVMSSPVLGADLQKLYPITFPGQSDTATFDNCLELLTMAGYPISQAVMMMIPEPWEQHTTMDERRRAFYEYHAAMLEPWDGPASIVFTDGRQIGATLDRNGLRPARYCVTDDDLVIMASESGVLPVPENRIVRKWRLQPGKMFLIDLEQGRMIDDEEIKATLANSKPYKQWIENLRIRLDDVQDNSILTEPTDGTRMGSDEDSTTMSSSSGLMESPALLDRQQAFGYTQEDIKFLMSPMAVNGEEGTGSMGNDSPLAVLSGKNKVLYNYFKQLFAQVTNPPIDPIREAIVMSLVSFIGPKPNLLDINQVNPPMRLEVAQPVLNSADMQKLRDIDAHTQGKFKSYTLDVTYPLAWGHEGVEAKLASLCAESVDAIKGGKNILIISDRAVSSTQIAIPALLALSAIHQHLVKTGLRTTAGLVVETGSAREVHHFAVLAGYGAEAVHPYLAMETLASMAQGLPGELSADKAVYNYVKAIGKGLSKIMSKMGVSTYMSYCGAQLFEAIGLNSDVIDKYFTGTSSRVEGIGVFEIAQEAIRMHKAAFSDDPVLANMLDAGGEYAWRTRGEEHMWTPDVIAKLQHSTRANNWTTYKEYAQLVNDQSRRHMTLRGLFEFRIDPTRAIPVEEVEPAKEIVKRFATGAMSLGSISTEAHATLAVAMNRIGGKSNTGEGGEDPARYRQELKGIPIQQGQTLGDIVGTDVTEAEYTLNAGDSLRSRIKQIASGRFGVTAEYLSSADQIQIKMAQGAKPGEGGQLPGGKVSEYIGRLRHSVPGVGLISPPPHHDIYSIEDLAQLIHDLKNVAPHASVSVKLVSEVGVGTVAAGVAKCKSDHVVIAGHDGGTGASPWSSIKHAGSPWEIGLAETQQTLVLNRLRGRIRVQADGQMKTGRDVAIGALLGADEFGFATAPLVVEGCIMMRKCHLNTCPVGVATQDPTLRKKFTGKPEHVVNYFFFIAEEVRQIMAQLGIRKFDDLIGRVDLLDTKKGIEHWKAAGLDFHRLFAQPEVPADVPRHHVEAQDHGLEKSLDNLLIEKSKAAIERGEKVKFIEVARNVNRSLGAMLSGALTKVRPEGLPDDTIRIQLEGTGGQSFGAFLARGITLYLIGDANDYTGKGLSGGRIVVRPSIDFRGAATQNTIVGNTVMYGATTGEAFFSGVAGERFAVRLSGATTVVEGTGDHGCEYMTGGTVAVLGKTGRNFAAGMSGGVAYVYDEDGQFAKRCNPAMVSLDKVLTAAEQQAGVDAALWHRGQLDEVQLKALLEDHNRWTGSKRARELLDDWAHARTKFVKVFPNEYKRALSEIAARAAQARLDASKSVETHTKPSQSAIKKEAIAAK, encoded by the coding sequence ATGACAACGGCTGCCGAGATTGAGCATCTCCAACAACACGGTTTGTATTCATCCAGCCACGAGCACGACTCGTGCGGCGTCGGCTTCGTGGCGCACATCAAGGGTCACAAGTCGCACGAGATTGTCAAGAGTGCGCTCCAGATCCTGGAAAACCTCGATCACCGCGGCGCCGTCGGTGCCGACAAGCTGATGGGCGACGGCGCGGGCATCCTGATCCAGCTGCCCGATGCGCTGTACCGCGAAGAGATGGCCCGGCAGGGCGTGGTGCTGCCGCCGCCCGGCGAATACGGCGTGGGCATGATCTTCCTGCCCAAGGAGAACGCCTCCCGGCTGGCCTGCGTGCAGGAGATGGAGCGCGCGATCAAGGCCGAGGGCCAGGTGCTGCTGGGCTGGCGCGACGTGCCGGTGAACCGCGAGATGCCGATGTCGCCGACCGTGCGCGCCAAGGAGCCGGTGCTGCGTCAGGTGTTCATCGGCCGCGGCAACGACGTGATCGTGCAGGACGCGCTCGAGCGCAAGCTCTACGTGATTCGCAAGACGGCCAGCGCGCACATCCAGAACCTCAAGCTCAAGCACAGCAAAGAGTATTACGTGCCCAGCATGTCCAGCCGCACGGTCATCTACAAGGGCCTGTTGCTGGCGGGTCAAGTCGGTACCTACTATCTGGATCTGCAGGACCCGCGCTGCGTTTCGGCCCTGGGCCTGGTGCACCAGCGCTTTTCCACCAACACCTTCCCCGAGTGGCCGCTGGCGCACCCGTACCGCTACGTGGCGCACAACGGCGAGATCAACACCGTCAAGGGCAACTACAACTGGATGAAGGCGCGCGAGGGCGTGATGAGCTCGCCGGTGCTCGGCGCCGACCTGCAAAAGCTGTACCCCATCACCTTCCCGGGCCAGTCGGACACCGCCACCTTCGACAACTGCCTGGAGCTGCTGACCATGGCCGGCTATCCGATCAGCCAGGCCGTGATGATGATGATCCCCGAGCCGTGGGAGCAGCACACCACCATGGACGAGCGCCGCCGCGCCTTCTACGAGTACCACGCCGCCATGCTGGAGCCGTGGGACGGGCCGGCTTCCATCGTGTTCACCGACGGCCGCCAGATCGGCGCCACGCTGGACCGCAACGGCCTGCGCCCCGCGCGCTACTGCGTGACCGATGACGACCTGGTGATCATGGCGTCCGAGTCAGGCGTGCTGCCGGTGCCCGAGAACAGGATCGTGCGCAAATGGCGGCTGCAGCCCGGCAAGATGTTCCTGATCGACCTCGAGCAGGGCCGCATGATCGACGACGAGGAGATCAAGGCCACGCTGGCCAACAGCAAGCCCTACAAGCAGTGGATCGAGAACCTGCGCATCCGGCTCGACGACGTGCAGGACAACTCGATCCTGACCGAGCCGACCGATGGCACGCGCATGGGTTCGGACGAGGACAGCACCACCATGTCGTCCAGCTCGGGCCTGATGGAGTCGCCTGCGCTGCTCGATCGCCAGCAGGCGTTTGGCTACACGCAGGAAGACATCAAGTTCCTGATGTCGCCGATGGCCGTGAACGGCGAGGAGGGCACCGGCTCGATGGGCAACGACAGCCCGCTGGCCGTCCTCTCGGGCAAGAACAAGGTGCTGTACAACTACTTCAAGCAGCTGTTTGCGCAGGTGACGAACCCGCCGATCGACCCGATCCGCGAAGCCATCGTGATGTCGCTGGTGTCCTTCATCGGCCCCAAGCCGAACCTGCTGGACATCAACCAGGTGAATCCGCCGATGCGGCTGGAAGTCGCCCAGCCGGTGCTGAACAGCGCCGACATGCAAAAGCTGCGTGACATCGACGCGCACACGCAGGGCAAGTTCAAGAGCTACACGCTCGATGTCACCTACCCGCTGGCCTGGGGTCATGAGGGCGTGGAGGCCAAGCTGGCCTCGCTGTGCGCGGAGAGCGTGGACGCGATCAAGGGCGGCAAGAACATCCTGATCATCAGCGACCGCGCCGTAAGCAGCACGCAGATCGCCATTCCGGCGCTGCTGGCGCTCTCGGCCATTCACCAGCACCTGGTCAAGACCGGCCTGCGCACCACCGCCGGCCTGGTGGTGGAGACCGGTTCGGCGCGCGAGGTGCATCACTTTGCCGTGCTGGCGGGCTACGGCGCGGAAGCCGTGCATCCCTACCTGGCGATGGAAACGCTGGCCAGCATGGCGCAAGGCCTGCCGGGCGAACTGAGCGCCGACAAGGCGGTCTACAACTACGTCAAGGCGATCGGCAAGGGCCTGTCCAAGATCATGTCCAAGATGGGCGTGTCCACCTACATGAGCTACTGCGGCGCGCAGCTGTTCGAGGCCATCGGCCTGAACAGCGACGTGATCGACAAGTACTTCACCGGCACCTCCAGTCGCGTCGAGGGCATCGGTGTGTTCGAGATCGCGCAGGAGGCCATCCGCATGCACAAGGCCGCCTTCAGCGACGACCCGGTGCTCGCCAACATGCTGGACGCTGGTGGCGAGTACGCCTGGCGCACGCGCGGCGAGGAGCACATGTGGACGCCCGACGTGATTGCCAAGCTGCAGCACAGCACGCGTGCCAACAACTGGACCACCTACAAGGAGTATGCGCAACTGGTGAACGACCAGTCGCGCCGCCACATGACGCTGCGCGGCCTGTTCGAGTTCCGGATCGATCCCACTCGCGCCATTCCCGTGGAAGAGGTCGAGCCCGCGAAGGAAATCGTCAAGCGCTTCGCCACCGGCGCCATGTCGCTCGGCTCGATTTCGACCGAGGCCCACGCCACGCTGGCCGTCGCGATGAACCGCATCGGCGGCAAGAGCAACACCGGCGAGGGCGGCGAAGATCCGGCGCGCTACCGCCAGGAGCTCAAGGGCATCCCGATCCAGCAGGGCCAGACGCTGGGCGATATCGTGGGCACCGACGTGACCGAGGCCGAATACACGCTGAACGCCGGCGACTCGCTGCGCTCGCGCATCAAGCAGATCGCCTCGGGCCGCTTCGGCGTGACGGCGGAGTATCTGTCCTCGGCCGACCAGATCCAGATCAAGATGGCGCAGGGCGCCAAGCCCGGCGAGGGTGGCCAGTTGCCCGGCGGCAAGGTGTCCGAGTACATCGGCCGGCTGCGCCACAGCGTGCCCGGCGTCGGCCTGATCTCCCCGCCGCCGCACCACGACATCTATTCGATCGAAGACCTCGCGCAGCTGATTCACGACCTGAAGAACGTGGCGCCGCATGCCAGCGTCAGCGTCAAGCTGGTGTCCGAGGTAGGGGTCGGCACCGTGGCGGCCGGCGTGGCCAAGTGCAAGAGCGACCACGTGGTGATCGCCGGCCATGATGGCGGCACCGGTGCCTCGCCCTGGTCGTCCATCAAGCACGCGGGCAGCCCGTGGGAAATCGGTCTGGCCGAAACCCAGCAGACGCTGGTGCTGAACCGCCTGCGCGGGCGCATCCGCGTGCAGGCCGATGGCCAGATGAAGACCGGCCGCGACGTCGCCATTGGCGCGCTGCTCGGCGCCGACGAGTTCGGCTTCGCCACCGCGCCGCTGGTGGTCGAGGGCTGCATCATGATGCGCAAGTGCCACCTCAACACCTGCCCGGTGGGAGTGGCCACGCAGGACCCGACCTTGCGCAAGAAGTTCACGGGCAAGCCCGAGCACGTGGTCAACTACTTCTTCTTCATTGCCGAGGAAGTGCGCCAGATCATGGCGCAGCTCGGCATCCGCAAGTTCGACGACCTGATCGGCCGCGTCGACCTGCTCGACACCAAGAAGGGGATCGAACACTGGAAGGCCGCCGGCCTCGATTTCCACCGCCTGTTTGCCCAGCCCGAAGTGCCGGCCGACGTGCCGCGCCACCACGTTGAGGCGCAGGACCACGGGCTGGAGAAGTCGCTCGACAACCTGCTGATCGAGAAGTCGAAGGCCGCCATCGAGCGCGGCGAGAAGGTCAAGTTCATCGAGGTGGCGCGCAACGTGAACCGCTCGCTTGGCGCCATGCTCTCGGGCGCGCTGACCAAGGTGCGCCCCGAAGGCCTGCCCGACGACACCATCCGCATCCAGCTGGAGGGCACGGGCGGGCAGTCGTTCGGCGCGTTCCTGGCCCGGGGCATCACGCTGTACCTGATTGGCGATGCCAACGACTACACCGGCAAGGGCCTGTCGGGCGGGCGCATCGTGGTGCGCCCGAGCATCGATTTCCGCGGCGCGGCCACGCAAAACACCATCGTCGGCAACACCGTGATGTATGGCGCGACCACGGGCGAGGCCTTCTTCAGCGGCGTGGCCGGGGAGCGCTTTGCAGTGCGCCTGTCGGGCGCCACCACGGTGGTGGAAGGCACGGGCGACCACGGCTGCGAATACATGACCGGCGGCACCGTGGCGGTGCTGGGCAAGACCGGGCGCAACTTTGCCGCCGGCATGAGCGGCGGCGTGGCCTATGTGTATGACGAAGACGGCCAGTTCGCCAAACGCTGCAACCCGGCCATGGTGTCGCTGGACAAGGTGCTGACCGCGGCCGAGCAGCAGGCCGGCGTGGACGCGGCGCTGTGGCACCGGGGGCAGCTTGATGAGGTGCAGCTGAAGGCATTGCTGGAGGACCACAACCGCTGGACCGGCAGCAAGCGCGCACGCGAACTGCTGGACGACTGGGCGCACGCGCGCACGAAATTCGTCAAGGTGTTCCCGAACGAATACAAGCGTGCGCTGTCGGAAATCGCGGCACGCGCCGCGCAGGCTCGGCTTGATGCATCAAAATCGGTTGAAACCCATACCAAACCTTCACAGTCAGCTATTAAAAAAGAAGCAATCGCAGCCAAATAA
- a CDS encoding glutamate synthase subunit beta: MGKITGFMEFGRIEEGYKPVAERVKNYKEFVIGLDDAHSRIQAARCMDCGTPFCSSGCPVNNIIPDFNDLVYRGDWKNAFAVLDSTNNFPEFTGRICPAPCEAACVLNINDDAVGIKSIEHAIIDRAWAEGWVVPRVAVHKTGKKVAVVGSGPAGLAAAQQLARAGHDVTLFEKNDRIGGLLRYGIPDFKMEKKHIDRRIGQMQKEGVTFRTGVMIGQLPKDSKVINWATATITPEQLQKDFDAVMLTGGAEQSRDLPVPGRDLDGIHFAMEFLPQQNKVNAGDKVKGQISAAGKHVIVIGGGDTGSDCVGTSNRHGAASVTQFELLPQPPIEENRPMTWPYWPIKLRTSSSHQEGCEREFAISTKALVGDKGKVTGLTTVRVEWKDGKMLEVPGSEQTLRADLVLLAMGFTAPVGSILEGFGVEKDARGNARAGTEAVGGYATNVPGVFAAGDMRRGQSLVVWAIREGRQAARAVDEFLMGFSELPR, translated from the coding sequence ATGGGAAAAATCACCGGCTTTATGGAATTCGGGCGCATCGAGGAGGGCTACAAGCCCGTTGCCGAGCGCGTCAAGAACTACAAGGAGTTCGTCATCGGACTCGATGACGCACATTCAAGGATCCAGGCCGCGCGCTGCATGGATTGCGGCACGCCGTTTTGCAGCAGCGGCTGCCCCGTCAACAACATCATTCCCGACTTCAACGACCTGGTGTACCGGGGCGACTGGAAGAACGCGTTCGCGGTGCTCGATTCGACCAACAACTTTCCCGAGTTCACGGGCCGCATCTGCCCGGCGCCGTGCGAGGCGGCCTGTGTGCTCAACATCAATGACGACGCGGTGGGCATCAAGTCGATCGAGCACGCCATCATCGACCGCGCCTGGGCCGAGGGCTGGGTCGTGCCGCGCGTGGCCGTGCACAAGACCGGCAAAAAAGTGGCGGTGGTCGGCTCCGGCCCGGCGGGCCTGGCGGCGGCGCAGCAACTCGCGCGTGCCGGCCACGACGTGACACTGTTCGAGAAGAACGACCGCATCGGCGGCCTGCTGCGCTACGGCATTCCCGACTTCAAGATGGAGAAAAAGCACATCGACCGGCGCATCGGGCAGATGCAAAAGGAAGGCGTCACGTTTCGCACCGGCGTGATGATCGGGCAGTTGCCGAAAGACTCGAAGGTCATCAACTGGGCCACGGCAACCATCACGCCCGAGCAGTTGCAAAAGGACTTTGATGCGGTGATGTTGACGGGCGGTGCCGAGCAGTCGCGCGACCTGCCGGTGCCGGGGCGCGACCTCGATGGCATTCATTTCGCGATGGAATTCCTGCCGCAGCAAAACAAGGTCAACGCGGGGGACAAGGTCAAGGGCCAGATTTCCGCTGCCGGCAAGCACGTCATCGTGATCGGCGGCGGCGACACCGGTTCCGACTGCGTCGGCACCAGCAACCGCCACGGGGCCGCGAGCGTGACGCAGTTCGAACTGCTGCCGCAGCCGCCGATCGAGGAAAACCGGCCCATGACCTGGCCCTACTGGCCGATCAAGCTGCGCACCTCCTCCTCGCACCAGGAGGGCTGCGAGCGCGAATTCGCCATCTCCACCAAGGCCTTGGTCGGGGACAAGGGCAAGGTCACGGGGCTGACCACGGTGCGCGTCGAATGGAAGGACGGCAAGATGCTGGAAGTGCCCGGCTCCGAGCAGACCTTGAGGGCCGATCTGGTGCTGCTGGCCATGGGGTTCACCGCGCCGGTGGGCAGCATCCTGGAGGGCTTCGGCGTGGAAAAAGACGCCAGGGGCAATGCCAGGGCCGGCACGGAAGCGGTCGGCGGCTACGCCACCAACGTCCCCGGCGTGTTTGCGGCAGGCGACATGCGCCGCGGCCAGAGCCTGGTCGTGTGGGCGATTCGCGAGGGCCGGCAGGCCGCGCGCGCCGTGGATGAATTTCTGATGGGGTTTAGCGAGCTGCCACGCTGA
- a CDS encoding ABC transporter ATP-binding protein — MTAPNPESLIDIRGLTFGYGERVILDDISLTIARGKVTALMGASGGGKTTVLRLIGGQYRAQRGELLLNGQDVGKMDRAALYAARRRMGMLFQFGALFTDSNVFDNVAFPLREHTDLPEVLIRDIVLMKLNAVGLRGARDLMPAEVSGGMARRVALARAIALDPELVMYDEPFSGLDPISLGTAARLIRQLNDTMGLTSIVVSHDLDETFRIADQVIILANGKIAAQGTPDEVRRSQDPLVHQFVNALPDGPVHFHYPGPSIAQDFGDGPGGASQGARR; from the coding sequence ATGACTGCACCCAACCCTGAATCCCTCATCGACATCCGCGGCCTGACCTTTGGTTATGGCGAGCGCGTGATTCTGGACGACATCTCGCTGACCATTGCGCGCGGCAAGGTCACGGCGCTGATGGGCGCCTCGGGCGGCGGCAAGACCACGGTGCTGCGCCTGATCGGCGGCCAGTACCGGGCACAGCGCGGCGAGTTGCTGCTCAATGGTCAGGACGTCGGCAAGATGGACCGGGCGGCGCTGTACGCCGCGCGCCGGCGCATGGGCATGCTGTTCCAGTTTGGCGCGCTGTTCACCGATTCGAACGTGTTCGACAACGTCGCCTTCCCGCTGCGCGAGCACACCGACCTGCCCGAGGTCCTGATCCGCGACATCGTGCTGATGAAACTCAATGCGGTGGGCCTGCGCGGCGCGCGCGACCTGATGCCCGCAGAGGTGTCCGGCGGCATGGCGCGCCGCGTGGCGCTGGCCCGCGCGATTGCGCTCGACCCCGAACTGGTGATGTACGACGAGCCGTTCTCGGGGCTCGACCCGATTTCGCTCGGCACGGCAGCGCGCCTGATCCGCCAGCTCAACGACACCATGGGGCTCACTAGCATTGTGGTGTCGCACGATCTGGACGAGACCTTTCGCATCGCCGATCAGGTCATCATCCTGGCCAACGGCAAGATCGCCGCGCAGGGCACGCCCGACGAGGTGCGCCGCAGCCAGGACCCGCTGGTGCACCAGTTCGTGAATGCGCTGCCCGACGGCCCCGTGCATTTCCATTATCCCGGCCCGTCCATCGCGCAGGATTTTGGCGACGGCCCCGGCGGCGCCTCGCAGGGAGCACGGCGATGA
- the mlaE gene encoding lipid asymmetry maintenance ABC transporter permease subunit MlaE, with protein MSWYKPSDVGFAVRSKLADIGRAARLFVRLLSLAGPSFRRFGLIRDQIHFLGNYSLAIITVSGLFVGFVLALQGYYTLQRYGSSDALGLLVALGLVRELGPVITALLFAGRAGTSLTAGIGLMKAGEQLSAMEMMAVDPVSRILAPRFWGGVIAMPVLAAVFSAVGIIGGWVVGVLMIGVDSGSFWSQMQGGVDVWADVGNGVLKSIVFGFTVTFIALLQGFEAQPTPEGVSRATTRTVVVASLAVLGLDFVLTALMFSI; from the coding sequence ATGAGCTGGTACAAGCCGTCCGATGTGGGGTTCGCGGTGCGCAGCAAGCTCGCCGACATCGGCCGCGCCGCGCGCCTGTTTGTGCGCCTGCTGTCCCTGGCCGGACCGAGCTTTCGGCGCTTCGGGCTGATTCGCGACCAGATCCATTTTCTGGGCAACTACTCGCTGGCCATCATCACCGTGTCGGGCCTGTTCGTCGGCTTCGTGCTCGCGCTGCAGGGCTACTACACGCTGCAGCGCTACGGCTCGTCGGACGCGCTGGGCCTGCTGGTCGCGCTTGGCCTGGTGCGCGAGCTCGGGCCGGTCATCACCGCCTTGCTGTTTGCCGGGCGTGCCGGCACCTCGCTCACGGCGGGCATCGGCCTGATGAAGGCGGGCGAGCAGCTCTCGGCCATGGAGATGATGGCGGTGGACCCGGTCAGCCGCATCCTGGCGCCGCGTTTCTGGGGCGGCGTGATTGCCATGCCGGTGCTGGCGGCGGTGTTCAGCGCGGTCGGCATCATTGGCGGCTGGGTTGTCGGGGTGCTGATGATCGGCGTCGATTCAGGTTCGTTCTGGAGCCAGATGCAGGGCGGTGTGGATGTCTGGGCCGACGTGGGCAATGGCGTGCTCAAAAGCATCGTGTTCGGCTTTACCGTGACCTTCATTGCGCTCTTGCAGGGGTTCGAGGCGCAGCCGACGCCCGAGGGAGTTTCGCGCGCCACCACGCGTACGGTGGTGGTGGCGTCTTTGGCGGTCCTGGGTCTGGACTTCGTTCTGACCGCGCTGATGTTCAGTATTTGA
- the mlaD gene encoding outer membrane lipid asymmetry maintenance protein MlaD — MQRSKSDLWVGLFVLIGAAALLFLALQSANLLSLNFQSTYRLSAKFDNIGGLKPKAAVKSAGVVVGRVESITFDDKSYQARVTLSMDSGYAFPKDSSLKILTSGLLGEQYIGIEAGADAKMLAAGDTITSTQSAVVLENLISQFLYSKAAEGPSSPGAANKK, encoded by the coding sequence ATGCAACGCTCCAAAAGTGATTTATGGGTCGGATTGTTCGTCTTGATCGGCGCCGCGGCGCTGCTGTTTCTGGCGCTGCAATCGGCCAACCTGCTGTCGCTGAATTTTCAGTCCACTTACCGGCTGAGCGCGAAATTCGACAATATCGGCGGCCTCAAGCCCAAGGCGGCCGTGAAGAGCGCGGGTGTGGTCGTCGGCCGCGTCGAATCGATTACGTTTGATGACAAGTCTTATCAGGCACGTGTCACGCTGTCCATGGACAGCGGCTACGCTTTCCCCAAGGACAGCTCGCTGAAAATCCTCACCAGCGGCCTGCTGGGTGAGCAATACATCGGCATCGAAGCCGGTGCCGACGCCAAAATGCTGGCCGCCGGCGATACCATTACCAGTACCCAGTCGGCCGTGGTGCTGGAAAATCTGATCAGCCAGTTTTTGTACAGCAAGGCGGCCGAAGGGCCTTCTTCCCCGGGGGCAGCCAATAAAAAATGA
- a CDS encoding VacJ family lipoprotein produces MKRRAARAAWAGALAVFALLSGCATGPSANPRDPFEPFNRSVSKFNDAVDDAVLKPVATAYVKVTPAVARTGVSNFFGNLGDAWSAVNSVLQLHGQDAAESAMRFSFNTVFGLGGLLDIAGEAGIPRHKEDFGRTLARWGVPTGPYLVLPLLGPSTVRDTAALPVDWQGNLISRVNPATDRNELYLLQTVSTRASLLRASALLDEAALDKYSFTRDIFLQVRGGRVGSGPDADTDQNPTQQNQNVPLFKWNFPSFPGLSR; encoded by the coding sequence ATGAAAAGAAGAGCTGCCCGTGCAGCGTGGGCAGGGGCGTTGGCAGTGTTCGCCTTGTTATCGGGGTGTGCCACCGGCCCCAGTGCGAATCCGCGCGATCCGTTCGAGCCCTTCAACCGCAGCGTTTCCAAATTCAATGATGCGGTCGATGACGCCGTCCTGAAACCGGTCGCGACGGCCTATGTCAAGGTCACGCCTGCCGTGGCGCGTACCGGCGTGAGTAATTTTTTCGGCAACCTGGGCGACGCCTGGTCGGCCGTGAACAGCGTGCTGCAACTGCATGGCCAGGATGCGGCTGAAAGCGCGATGCGCTTTTCCTTCAACACCGTGTTCGGCCTGGGCGGCCTGCTGGACATTGCCGGCGAAGCGGGCATTCCCCGGCACAAGGAAGATTTCGGCCGCACGCTGGCGCGCTGGGGCGTGCCGACCGGGCCGTATCTGGTGCTGCCGCTGCTCGGGCCGTCCACCGTGCGCGACACGGCCGCCCTGCCGGTCGACTGGCAGGGCAATCTGATATCGCGCGTGAACCCCGCCACCGACCGCAATGAGCTTTATCTGTTGCAAACGGTGTCGACGCGTGCGAGTTTGCTCCGGGCCAGCGCCTTGCTGGATGAGGCTGCGCTCGACAAATACAGCTTCACGCGCGATATTTTCCTGCAGGTCCGGGGTGGCAGGGTCGGCAGCGGGCCGGACGCGGATACCGATCAGAACCCGACCCAGCAGAACCAGAATGTGCCCTTGTTCAAATGGAATTTCCCGAGTTTCCCGGGCTTGTCGCGCTGA
- a CDS encoding MlaC/ttg2D family ABC transporter substrate-binding protein, whose product MNRRFLGQLAVSLVAVFAATGALVAHAADEAPDALVKRLSTDVLNSIKADKSIQAGDISKIVALVDSKIMPNVNFQRMTASAVGPGWRQATPEQQQKLQDEFKTLLVRTYSGALSQVSNDQTIVVQPLRAGADGSDVVVRTQVRGSGDPIQLDYRLEKTPGQGFGWKIYNLNVMGVWLVETYRSQFAQEINAKGIDGLIATLTERNKANAKKS is encoded by the coding sequence ATGAATCGACGTTTTCTGGGCCAACTTGCGGTGTCGCTGGTGGCGGTTTTTGCGGCCACCGGTGCACTCGTGGCGCATGCCGCCGACGAAGCGCCCGACGCGCTGGTCAAGCGCCTGTCCACCGACGTCCTGAACAGCATCAAGGCCGACAAGTCCATTCAGGCTGGCGATATTTCCAAGATCGTGGCGCTGGTCGACAGCAAGATCATGCCCAACGTGAACTTCCAGCGCATGACCGCCTCGGCCGTCGGCCCGGGCTGGCGCCAGGCCACGCCCGAGCAGCAGCAGAAGCTGCAGGACGAGTTCAAGACCCTGCTGGTGCGCACCTACTCGGGCGCGCTGTCGCAGGTCAGCAACGACCAGACCATCGTCGTGCAGCCGCTGCGCGCCGGCGCCGACGGCAGCGACGTGGTGGTGCGCACCCAGGTCAGGGGCAGCGGCGACCCGATCCAGCTCGATTACCGGCTGGAGAAAACGCCGGGCCAGGGCTTTGGCTGGAAAATCTACAACCTGAACGTGATGGGCGTATGGCTGGTTGAAACCTATCGCAGCCAGTTTGCGCAGGAAATCAATGCCAAGGGCATCGACGGCCTGATTGCCACGCTGACCGAGCGCAACAAGGCGAACGCCAAGAAAAGCTGA
- a CDS encoding STAS domain-containing protein, which translates to MLVLPSELMQREATACLHMLVQGLRSQPDAVVVADAAALTSFDSSALAVLLECRRQAHASGKTFGVKHLHPRLRELAALYGVGELLPATP; encoded by the coding sequence ATGCTTGTATTGCCCTCCGAGCTGATGCAGCGCGAGGCGACGGCCTGCCTGCACATGCTGGTGCAGGGGCTGCGCTCGCAGCCTGATGCGGTCGTGGTGGCCGATGCCGCCGCATTGACCTCGTTCGACTCGTCGGCGCTGGCCGTGCTGCTGGAATGTCGGCGCCAGGCGCACGCATCGGGCAAGACGTTTGGCGTGAAGCATCTGCATCCGCGCCTGCGCGAACTCGCGGCACTCTATGGTGTGGGTGAGTTGCTGCCGGCCACGCCCTGA